GCACGAAGAGAATGACGATCAAAGATACAAAAAATGATGGAACAAATGCAAGCGCAGATTTACATTCAGATATACACTCAGCGGAAAATGGAGCGGCCCACTCGACCTTGGGGGGAGTGACCTCAAATGTTGTTGCTGCTTCTGCAGGTTTATATGCAATGGGCATACCCGATTTTGCCCCCTTACCAACTTACGACTACAAGATGCAGTTATTCCCTGGCAATATAAATACATCAACAGATTATTATAACAGtgatataaacatatatgcaaaattttCTGTTCTTTTTATGATCGCTTTAATGACATTATTAATGTAGTGAGTGTTTCAAATACTGCAATATACTGGTTAATAAAAactagaaaaaataaaccaCCATGTATCATCTTACCCCTTTTGCAAATGAACGAGCATTACTTCTCTTCGTACACAGCTAATTGGGGTGAatggcatatatatatatatgtgcttatgtatgtatgtacatatgcacgtatatatgtacgtgtataCATCAATGGTACTCACACATTAATGCAGCATTTCAAAAAGTTTTTCCCCTTCATCATTTGCTTCTGCATGTAGCGGAATTTCCTCTTGGTTGTCAAAACATTCTCCTGTGAATCGCAGTCCTATAGAGatgaacagaaaaaaaaaaaaaagaaaaaaaaattatagcaGTCATAAGCATGCGTATAGATGCGTGTATTGGCAGATACTTATAGAAGCGTGTGTATGGAAGAGTACGAATAgacacatatacatgtgtgcGCATCACGGAGCAGGTAAATTTCCCCCCATTTGAAGTCCGCAAGGGGGGGGTTGCacataaagatatatataatatatatatatatatatatatatatatatatatatatatatatatatgtgtatatgtgtacgcGTGTATATGCGCGGGCATTACACTGAAGAGGGGCACGTCCGCACAGTTGGGATGGGGAATCCTCTCCATCATTCTCTGATGAAAGCTCGCGTTTTCGCTCAAGTAGGAGGGCATGAAGTTGTACTGAAGATTTCCTGCTATAAAATCTCTGATTATTTGTCTAGTTGCCAcgttaaaatttaataagcCTCCTTTTCCTCCTGATACGTACTTTCTAGCGGTGCAAAAAGAACGCAAAAAGTCCATTGCATCCAAGAATAGATATGTTTTCTCTTTACCGTTTTCGCTCTTTTCGCTGCTTCCACTCTGCTTACACTCTCTACCAACTCCACCACCTTTATGTCCTTCTCCACCTCCATATACAACCTTGTGAATGacgtttttattaattttatagtGGTCGCATAACTGCTCTggaataatattacaaaGGATTTGAACAAGATGAACGAAGTTTCCTTTAAAATGATCAATTGAACAAACGCCATTAATGAACAagtcatatttattaaaaactaGGGTTGGGAATATTAAACCTGGACAATCACAAACAGAAAAATCTAAACTTTTTAAAGGAACAGTTTGAAAGTGCTTAGTTTTTCCTGGTTGTGGACTAACACtaacttttttttcaccTATCAAAGAATTAATTATTGAACTCTTACCCACATTTGGAAAACCGACAAAGCCTACCATAAATCTTGGTATTGAGAACGTTTCTAATTCTATATCAtgatataattcttttatttgcatttttatatttttaataaaaaatattaaatcgTTTACACTTAATATATCtgtattatcattttttttcctttcataatttaaattaccATAACCTATGTTCACCAATTGGTCTTTTATATCATCATTTGGTAATGCATCATCTTGACAGAAATGATTTGCATAGAGAGAATAATAATGAACACCCTCCATTTTTTCATTGCTTTCCCTTTTTATCAATTCGTCATTATCCATgtgcatattattatactgcTTCATAACAGTAGTAGTATTATAATTCCTTATCAATACCATGTTTTGATTGTACAATTCTCTCAGTGCtgagaagaaaataaatttaacattCCTTTGTTCAAAATATTCGGACcaaatttttctttgttcataatttaaaaaatcagatttatttaaaatgataataaactCCTTTCTCTTATCTACTCTTTTGATATAATATTCTAATCctttacaataaaaaaataaaggattCCTAGCatcaataatataaaat
This genomic interval from Plasmodium brasilianum strain Bolivian I chromosome 13, whole genome shotgun sequence contains the following:
- a CDS encoding large subunit GTPase 1; this translates as MGVFKRSRAKQHNNFMGRSLIRNKLRQKEESENMLYSKIGNDESTIKVSKKTSILNKDPLDDYLDNQLVINDVQVSKVFLQKNEIKEKKEKNIYPNTNQINLNVHNIVLPVPGRPFFLNNQDKINIILNERENTIQAKKKKKKRKNVKQITFLMSGKSLIPINVRSSKNETSKKKKIKNSKCGKKSGRGVPEAEHIEQSEEDQHSELEEQEHHREQLEEDQHSELEEQEHHREQLEEDPHSELAEQEHHREQSEEDLHSQLAEQEHHRITSPVELPSDEPRNEPSSGHYLKGGKYADRLAYDLKYVRMYEERGKRYREEGEGKRVLNKESIDKYELEYFIEWRKVLSDIEEKEGYILTPYEKNIEYWKQLWRVIEKSHVIFYIIDARNPLFFYCKGLEYYIKRVDKRKEFIIILNKSDFLNYEQRKIWSEYFEQRNVKFIFFSALRELYNQNMVLIRNYNTTTVMKQYNNMHMDNDELIKRESNEKMEGVHYYSLYANHFCQDDALPNDDIKDQLVNIGYGNLNYERKKNDNTDILSVNDLIFFIKNIKMQIKELYHDIELETFSIPRFMVGFVGFPNVGKSSIINSLIGEKKVSVSPQPGKTKHFQTVPLKSLDFSVCDCPGLIFPTLVFNKYDLFINGVCSIDHFKGNFVHLVQILCNIIPEQLCDHYKINKNVIHKVVYGGGEGHKGGGVGRECKQSGSSEKSENGKEKTYLFLDAMDFLRSFCTARKYVSGGKGGLLNFNVATRQIIRDFIAGNLQYNFMPSYLSENASFHQRMMERIPHPNCADVPLFRLRFTGECFDNQEEIPLHAEANDEGEKLFEMLH